One segment of Paenibacillus sp. FSL R7-0337 DNA contains the following:
- a CDS encoding aldo/keto reductase, translating to MKQRILGNSNIRVSSIGLGIMGMSPGIYGVTDDEQSIQTIYRALDIGVTMFDTADVYGNGHNEQLLGRALQGRREQAIIATKFSYTPNYERISGHPDYVKQAVEDSLRRLNTDYIDLYYQHRVDPQIPIEETVGAMADLVKTGKVRALGLSEASASTIRRAHAVHPISVLESEYSLWSRDIEEEILPAVRELGITHVAYSPLSRGFISGGLRTFEDLAESDLRRWMPRFQGDNFRKNIEVVDKIKEIAAEKDCTPSQLAIAWTISGGALPIPGTKRIKYLEENAAAADILLTKEDLERIEQVSPKHDVHGTRYMKEQMTLLDG from the coding sequence ATGAAGCAGAGAATTTTGGGCAATAGCAATATTCGCGTCTCTTCGATCGGACTGGGCATTATGGGGATGTCTCCAGGTATTTACGGGGTGACTGACGATGAACAGTCGATTCAAACGATCTACCGCGCTTTGGACATAGGCGTCACGATGTTCGATACTGCGGACGTCTACGGGAACGGGCATAACGAACAGCTGCTCGGCCGTGCACTTCAAGGACGCCGCGAGCAAGCCATTATCGCCACCAAGTTCTCGTACACTCCGAATTACGAGCGCATCAGCGGTCATCCTGATTACGTTAAGCAAGCAGTAGAGGATAGCCTTCGCCGTCTGAATACGGATTACATTGATCTTTACTATCAACATCGCGTTGATCCGCAAATCCCAATTGAGGAAACGGTCGGAGCGATGGCAGACTTGGTCAAGACAGGTAAAGTCCGGGCGCTTGGCCTGTCCGAGGCTTCCGCCTCCACCATCCGCCGCGCTCATGCCGTGCATCCGATCTCCGTGCTGGAGAGTGAGTATTCGCTCTGGAGCCGTGACATCGAAGAGGAGATCCTCCCTGCCGTAAGAGAGCTGGGGATTACCCATGTGGCCTATAGTCCACTGAGCAGGGGCTTTATCTCCGGCGGGCTCCGCACCTTCGAGGACCTTGCCGAAAGCGATCTTCGCAGATGGATGCCGCGGTTCCAAGGAGATAACTTCCGGAAGAACATTGAGGTTGTCGACAAGATTAAGGAGATTGCGGCGGAGAAGGACTGCACCCCTTCCCAATTAGCTATTGCCTGGACGATTTCTGGCGGTGCACTGCCTATCCCGGGTACGAAGCGTATCAAGTATCTGGAGGAAAATGCGGCTGCGGCAGATATCCTTCTTACGAAGGAAGACCTGGAACGCATCGAGCAGGTCAGCCCCAAGCATGACGTTCACGGCACACGTTATATGAAAGAACAGATGACGCTGCTGGACGGCTAG
- a CDS encoding MerR family transcriptional regulator → MTFTIKEASERLGCPAHTIRFYEKEGLLPYIKRDKNGNRLFEQDHLDWMRLMTCFRATGMKLSLLKEMVELAHGGDSTIPQRKAILNQYKEDLFRRQNELTEALGAVNNKLSIYEDIEKGRLPSESQLLIKMEESE, encoded by the coding sequence ATGACATTCACAATCAAAGAAGCTTCAGAGCGGCTGGGTTGCCCGGCGCATACGATACGTTTTTATGAGAAAGAGGGGTTGCTGCCTTATATTAAGCGGGATAAGAACGGGAACCGGCTGTTCGAACAAGATCATCTGGATTGGATGAGGCTGATGACCTGTTTCCGGGCGACGGGAATGAAGCTGTCGTTGCTCAAGGAGATGGTAGAGCTTGCTCACGGTGGTGATTCTACGATTCCACAGCGCAAAGCGATTTTGAACCAGTACAAGGAAGATTTATTTCGCCGCCAGAACGAATTGACCGAAGCGCTGGGCGCCGTCAATAACAAACTGTCAATATACGAGGACATTGAGAAAGGGAGACTCCCTTCCGAGAGCCAGTTGTTAATCAAGATGGAGGAGTCAGAGTGA
- a CDS encoding AAA family ATPase, translating into MKKLVIVNGTMGVGKSTIVSKLYKELQHSVWLDGDWCWQMNPWKVTEENKTMVMNNIHYMLNQYLDNSMFEYVFFSWVIHKESILEEILAGLKGKGYELIKVTLMCSEEELIKRMRQDGRSESEIENSINRLENYKEMNTRKLNTNGKEIDVIIKELLHIIENNNV; encoded by the coding sequence ATGAAAAAGCTTGTCATCGTAAACGGAACCATGGGAGTCGGAAAAAGTACGATTGTCAGTAAGCTATATAAAGAATTACAACATTCGGTGTGGCTTGATGGAGATTGGTGCTGGCAAATGAACCCTTGGAAGGTTACCGAAGAGAACAAAACTATGGTAATGAATAACATTCATTATATGCTCAATCAGTACCTTGACAATTCTATGTTCGAGTATGTATTCTTCTCTTGGGTAATTCATAAGGAAAGTATATTAGAGGAAATTCTTGCAGGCTTAAAGGGAAAGGGATATGAGCTAATAAAAGTTACGCTAATGTGTTCTGAAGAAGAGTTAATAAAGCGTATGCGTCAGGATGGAAGAAGCGAGAGTGAAATCGAGAATAGCATCAACCGGTTAGAAAATTACAAAGAAATGAATACACGAAAGCTGAATACGAACGGTAAGGAGATTGATGTCATTATAAAAGAGCTTCTACATATTATTGAGAACAATAATGTGTAG
- a CDS encoding aminotransferase class I/II-fold pyridoxal phosphate-dependent enzyme, with amino-acid sequence MIHSSKQHKWRSDKLAHLGSSIFAEVAAWKSEARQSGLNIIDLGIGSPDRGPLPGIRQTLSDAVLREDSYAYPSSKGSAAFRNQAARWMQWRFGAEVDPEEEIVSLMGSQDGLSHLALAICNPGDLAIVPDPGYPIYSGALAIAGVRSWMLPLLEENTFRPDLDSIPEEVWREAAFILLSFPGNPISVTVNLAYMERLVELARKWDVLVVHDLAYSEMGFDGYQPISILQVPGARDTAVEFHSFSKSFNMAGCRIGFMTGNAQAVGALRELKSNVDYGVFEPIQEAAVVALEQAMVSGPDQGVASLYERRRNLVVEALHIEGWAVPSPEATMFIWARLPDAYGSAGEAGSSRRFAHDLLQRTGVAVIPGDAFGSQGEGYVRIALVEEEERLLEATRRIGEFLRSGK; translated from the coding sequence TTGATTCATAGCAGCAAGCAGCATAAATGGAGATCAGACAAGCTGGCTCATCTGGGATCATCAATCTTTGCCGAGGTGGCTGCCTGGAAGTCGGAAGCCCGGCAATCGGGACTTAACATCATCGATCTTGGAATTGGCAGTCCGGACCGGGGGCCTCTGCCCGGGATTCGTCAGACATTAAGCGATGCGGTACTGCGGGAGGATAGCTATGCTTATCCGTCGTCCAAGGGAAGTGCGGCGTTCCGTAATCAGGCGGCGAGATGGATGCAGTGGCGATTTGGCGCGGAGGTAGATCCGGAGGAGGAAATCGTCTCCCTGATGGGATCGCAGGATGGACTCTCGCATCTGGCCCTGGCCATTTGTAATCCCGGCGATCTGGCGATTGTGCCGGACCCTGGTTATCCCATTTATTCAGGGGCGCTCGCCATAGCAGGGGTTAGGTCTTGGATGCTGCCTCTCTTGGAGGAGAATACGTTTCGGCCGGATCTGGACAGTATTCCTGAGGAGGTCTGGCGCGAAGCGGCTTTTATCCTGCTCAGTTTTCCCGGCAATCCAATTTCGGTTACGGTGAATCTGGCATATATGGAGCGGCTTGTGGAGCTTGCCCGTAAGTGGGATGTGCTGGTTGTGCATGATCTGGCGTATTCAGAGATGGGGTTCGATGGATATCAGCCGATCAGCATCCTCCAGGTGCCTGGGGCGCGGGACACCGCTGTTGAATTTCATTCCTTCTCCAAAAGCTTCAACATGGCTGGCTGCCGCATCGGCTTCATGACGGGTAATGCTCAGGCCGTCGGGGCGCTGCGGGAGCTGAAAAGCAATGTAGATTACGGCGTCTTCGAGCCGATTCAGGAAGCGGCGGTTGTCGCGCTGGAGCAAGCGATGGTCTCCGGGCCAGACCAAGGAGTGGCTTCGCTATATGAGCGGCGGCGGAATCTTGTGGTAGAGGCGCTACACATTGAAGGTTGGGCGGTACCCTCGCCGGAAGCTACTATGTTTATTTGGGCAAGACTGCCGGATGCCTATGGAAGTGCAGGAGAAGCCGGAAGTTCGCGCCGCTTCGCGCATGATCTGCTGCAGAGAACCGGAGTAGCGGTCATTCCGGGAGATGCTTTTGGCAGCCAAGGGGAAGGGTATGTGCGGATCGCACTGGTTGAGGAAGAAGAACGCCTGTTAGAAGCCACCCGGAGGATCGGGGAGTTTCTGCGTTCAGGCAAGTGA